The Sulfurospirillum tamanense DNA window ATAGACCAAGATAAAATTAATACTCAACTTACTGAACCTTTTTTACCCTTGTATGAAATTTTTCTTCTCAGTGGCGTATCTTTGTTATTCTTTTTAGGAGGTGTATTTTTTGGGACTCGTTCTCTACGCACTTTTACACAAACTCTTTTTGAAAAAACACGCAAAAAAGATGCCTCTTTACATTACACCCCAAACGAAGCTTTGCTTATTGAGCGCTGCTTTGCCTCATTGGTTCGCACCAATGAAACGCAACAAACACGGCTAGAAATGTTAAATTTACATTTTGAGGAACTTATCGAGGCTAAAACCTTTTCCCTTAAGGCAGAAATCAAAGAAAAAAATGAAAGCCAAAAAAACCTAGAGATTTCAAATCAAGAAAAAACAATTCTTCTCAAAGAAGTTCATCATCGCGTCAAAAACAACCTCGCTGTCATTGCAGGGCTCATTCGAATGCAATCACGGCGCATTGCTGATTCTAAAACCAAATCACTCTTTGTTGACCTTCAAAACCGCATCAAAACCATGGAACTCATTCACACCGACTTGTACACATCTAAAACGTTCAACAAAATCAATATGAAACATTACCTCGCCTCTTTGGCTCAAAACCTCAATAAAACTTTTTCGGAAGAGTGCGAGAGTATTACTTTTTTTGTCAGCTGTGATGAGTTGCTTTTGGAAATTGACCAAGCCATTACTTGTGGTCAGCTTGTTAATGAGCTCGTTACCAATGCTTTTAAGCATGCGTTTAAGGAAAAAGAGGAAGGGCACATTTGGGTGGCAATGAAAGAGGTCGAAGGAATGATTGAATTACGCATAGAAGACAGCGGA harbors:
- a CDS encoding sensor histidine kinase, coding for MGLFPPPLFRHTSLTFRLILLGIGTVFIFTGFHIFHYTSQHQHLKASYIQQIVQKNIQNITLLIQMHLEKNDELLVLLRRLQLKNPEIFYIGLSQEGREYLHVSLENETFSSPPLHATHTLETLPPTTVRIIIDQDKINTQLTEPFLPLYEIFLLSGVSLLFFLGGVFFGTRSLRTFTQTLFEKTRKKDASLHYTPNEALLIERCFASLVRTNETQQTRLEMLNLHFEELIEAKTFSLKAEIKEKNESQKNLEISNQEKTILLKEVHHRVKNNLAVIAGLIRMQSRRIADSKTKSLFVDLQNRIKTMELIHTDLYTSKTFNKINMKHYLASLAQNLNKTFSEECESITFFVSCDELLLEIDQAITCGQLVNELVTNAFKHAFKEKEEGHIWVAMKEVEGMIELRIEDSGKSIQEGTPQSFSLGLSLVHELTKYQLKGKVKVQNEGGLRYTITFKK